One Cryptomeria japonica chromosome 9, Sugi_1.0, whole genome shotgun sequence genomic window carries:
- the LOC131041205 gene encoding 4-hydroxy-tetrahydrodipicolinate synthase, chloroplastic isoform X2, which produces MASLCRKLCKPFISNVEVGQDRRERKRWQQPRAAVMQDMHLPMRSVELKNSTPVDEIKRLSLITAIKTPYLPDGRFDLQAYDSLIHKQIQNGVEGVIVGGTTGEGQLMSWDEHIMLIGHTVNCFGDAIKVIGNTGSNSTGEAIHATEQGFAVGMHAALHINPYYGKTSLEGLVLHFKSVLCMGPTIIYNVPGRTGQDIPPVVIHGLADSPNFAGVKECVGNDRVKDYTETGMAVWSGNDDQCHDARWDYGAKGVISVTSNLIPGLMHDLMFNGRDETLNKKLLPLIDWLFCEPNPIGLNTALAQLGVIRPIFRLPYAPLPLDKRIEFCNIVKDIGREYFVGDKDVEVLDNDDFVVLGRY; this is translated from the exons ATGGCATCTCTTTGTAGAAAGCTATGCAAGCCATTTATTTCTAATGTAGAAGTCGGCCAGGACAGAAG GGAGAGGAAGAGGTGGCAACAACCAAGAGCAGCTGTTATGCAAGACATGCATCTTCCTATGCGGAGCGTTGAATTGAAAAATAG CACTCCAGTGGATGAAATAAAGAGGCTAAGTTTGATTACAGCAATCAAGACTCCATATTTACCAGATGGACGATTTGATCTTCAAGCTTATGATTCTCTGATACATAAGCAAATTCAAAATGGGGTGGAGGGTGTCATTGTTGGGGGAACAACTGGTGAAGGACAACTAATGAGCTGGGATGAACATATTATGCTTATTGGACATACCGTCAATTGTTTTGGTGATGCAATTAAAGTGATAGGAAATACAGGAAGCAATTCAACAGGAGAGGCAATCCATGCAACAGAGCAAGGATTCGCAGTAGGAATGCATGCTGCTCTCCATATAAATCCTTACTATGGAAAAACATCACTTGAAGGGCTAGTTCTACATTTCAAAAGTGTGCTTTGTATGGGTCCAACTATCATATATAATGTCCCTGGCAGGACAGGACAGGATATTCCTCCAGTTGTAATACATGGGCTTGCTGATAGTCCAAATTTTGCAGGTGTTAAAGAATGTGTTGGAAATGACCGTGTGAAAGACTATACAGAAACTGGCATGGCTGTTTGGAGTGGCAATGATGATCAGTGCCATGATGCAAGGTGGGACTATGGAGCCAAAGGTGTCATCTCTGTTACAAGTAACTTGATTCCAGGTTTAATGCATGATCTAATGTTCAATGGAAGAGATGAAACTTTGAACAAAAAGCTACTACCTTTGATTGATTGGCTCTTCTGTGAGCCTAATCCTATTGGTCTTAATACAGCTCTGGCACAACTCGGTGTGATAAGACCTATATTTAGGTTGCCATATGCACCTCTCCCATTGGACAAGAGGATTGAGTTCTGTAATATTGTTAAAGATATTGGCCGTGAATATTTTGTTGGAGATAAAGATGTCGAAGTTCTAGACAATGATGATTTCGTTGTCTTAGGTCGGTATTAG
- the LOC131041205 gene encoding 4-hydroxy-tetrahydrodipicolinate synthase 2, chloroplastic isoform X3 translates to MASLCRKLCKPFISNVEVGQDRSTPVDEIKRLSLITAIKTPYLPDGRFDLQAYDSLIHKQIQNGVEGVIVGGTTGEGQLMSWDEHIMLIGHTVNCFGDAIKVIGNTGSNSTGEAIHATEQGFAVGMHAALHINPYYGKTSLEGLVLHFKSVLCMGPTIIYNVPGRTGQDIPPVVIHGLADSPNFAGVKECVGNDRVKDYTETGMAVWSGNDDQCHDARWDYGAKGVISVTSNLIPGLMHDLMFNGRDETLNKKLLPLIDWLFCEPNPIGLNTALAQLGVIRPIFRLPYAPLPLDKRIEFCNIVKDIGREYFVGDKDVEVLDNDDFVVLGRY, encoded by the exons ATGGCATCTCTTTGTAGAAAGCTATGCAAGCCATTTATTTCTAATGTAGAAGTCGGCCAGGACAGAAG CACTCCAGTGGATGAAATAAAGAGGCTAAGTTTGATTACAGCAATCAAGACTCCATATTTACCAGATGGACGATTTGATCTTCAAGCTTATGATTCTCTGATACATAAGCAAATTCAAAATGGGGTGGAGGGTGTCATTGTTGGGGGAACAACTGGTGAAGGACAACTAATGAGCTGGGATGAACATATTATGCTTATTGGACATACCGTCAATTGTTTTGGTGATGCAATTAAAGTGATAGGAAATACAGGAAGCAATTCAACAGGAGAGGCAATCCATGCAACAGAGCAAGGATTCGCAGTAGGAATGCATGCTGCTCTCCATATAAATCCTTACTATGGAAAAACATCACTTGAAGGGCTAGTTCTACATTTCAAAAGTGTGCTTTGTATGGGTCCAACTATCATATATAATGTCCCTGGCAGGACAGGACAGGATATTCCTCCAGTTGTAATACATGGGCTTGCTGATAGTCCAAATTTTGCAGGTGTTAAAGAATGTGTTGGAAATGACCGTGTGAAAGACTATACAGAAACTGGCATGGCTGTTTGGAGTGGCAATGATGATCAGTGCCATGATGCAAGGTGGGACTATGGAGCCAAAGGTGTCATCTCTGTTACAAGTAACTTGATTCCAGGTTTAATGCATGATCTAATGTTCAATGGAAGAGATGAAACTTTGAACAAAAAGCTACTACCTTTGATTGATTGGCTCTTCTGTGAGCCTAATCCTATTGGTCTTAATACAGCTCTGGCACAACTCGGTGTGATAAGACCTATATTTAGGTTGCCATATGCACCTCTCCCATTGGACAAGAGGATTGAGTTCTGTAATATTGTTAAAGATATTGGCCGTGAATATTTTGTTGGAGATAAAGATGTCGAAGTTCTAGACAATGATGATTTCGTTGTCTTAGGTCGGTATTAG
- the LOC131041205 gene encoding 4-hydroxy-tetrahydrodipicolinate synthase, chloroplastic isoform X1, with protein MASLCRKLCKPFISNVEVGQDRRFLSGHRERKRWQQPRAAVMQDMHLPMRSVELKNSTPVDEIKRLSLITAIKTPYLPDGRFDLQAYDSLIHKQIQNGVEGVIVGGTTGEGQLMSWDEHIMLIGHTVNCFGDAIKVIGNTGSNSTGEAIHATEQGFAVGMHAALHINPYYGKTSLEGLVLHFKSVLCMGPTIIYNVPGRTGQDIPPVVIHGLADSPNFAGVKECVGNDRVKDYTETGMAVWSGNDDQCHDARWDYGAKGVISVTSNLIPGLMHDLMFNGRDETLNKKLLPLIDWLFCEPNPIGLNTALAQLGVIRPIFRLPYAPLPLDKRIEFCNIVKDIGREYFVGDKDVEVLDNDDFVVLGRY; from the exons ATGGCATCTCTTTGTAGAAAGCTATGCAAGCCATTTATTTCTAATGTAGAAGTCGGCCAGGACAGAAG GTTTTTGAGTGGACACAGGGAGAGGAAGAGGTGGCAACAACCAAGAGCAGCTGTTATGCAAGACATGCATCTTCCTATGCGGAGCGTTGAATTGAAAAATAG CACTCCAGTGGATGAAATAAAGAGGCTAAGTTTGATTACAGCAATCAAGACTCCATATTTACCAGATGGACGATTTGATCTTCAAGCTTATGATTCTCTGATACATAAGCAAATTCAAAATGGGGTGGAGGGTGTCATTGTTGGGGGAACAACTGGTGAAGGACAACTAATGAGCTGGGATGAACATATTATGCTTATTGGACATACCGTCAATTGTTTTGGTGATGCAATTAAAGTGATAGGAAATACAGGAAGCAATTCAACAGGAGAGGCAATCCATGCAACAGAGCAAGGATTCGCAGTAGGAATGCATGCTGCTCTCCATATAAATCCTTACTATGGAAAAACATCACTTGAAGGGCTAGTTCTACATTTCAAAAGTGTGCTTTGTATGGGTCCAACTATCATATATAATGTCCCTGGCAGGACAGGACAGGATATTCCTCCAGTTGTAATACATGGGCTTGCTGATAGTCCAAATTTTGCAGGTGTTAAAGAATGTGTTGGAAATGACCGTGTGAAAGACTATACAGAAACTGGCATGGCTGTTTGGAGTGGCAATGATGATCAGTGCCATGATGCAAGGTGGGACTATGGAGCCAAAGGTGTCATCTCTGTTACAAGTAACTTGATTCCAGGTTTAATGCATGATCTAATGTTCAATGGAAGAGATGAAACTTTGAACAAAAAGCTACTACCTTTGATTGATTGGCTCTTCTGTGAGCCTAATCCTATTGGTCTTAATACAGCTCTGGCACAACTCGGTGTGATAAGACCTATATTTAGGTTGCCATATGCACCTCTCCCATTGGACAAGAGGATTGAGTTCTGTAATATTGTTAAAGATATTGGCCGTGAATATTTTGTTGGAGATAAAGATGTCGAAGTTCTAGACAATGATGATTTCGTTGTCTTAGGTCGGTATTAG